In Chryseobacterium oranimense, a single window of DNA contains:
- a CDS encoding TerD family protein, with product MAINLQKGQRENINAPKFTVGLGWDINNTSTGTAFDLDASLFLLGGDKKLISDEHFIFYNNLESPDKSVIHTGDNLTGEGSGDDEQIKIDLTKIDSAIQEITVVVTIHDADARKQNFGQVRNSFIRIFNSDTNEEILKYELDEDFSIETAVEFGRIYNRNGEWKFEAVGAGQREGLDKFVSIYQK from the coding sequence ATGGCTATTAACTTACAAAAAGGACAGAGAGAAAACATTAACGCACCTAAATTCACTGTAGGTTTAGGATGGGATATCAATAATACTTCTACAGGAACTGCATTTGACCTTGACGCTTCTTTGTTTTTACTGGGCGGTGACAAGAAACTGATTTCAGACGAGCATTTTATTTTTTATAATAATCTGGAATCACCGGACAAATCTGTGATCCACACAGGAGATAACCTTACCGGTGAAGGTTCAGGAGATGACGAGCAGATCAAAATTGATCTTACAAAAATAGATTCAGCAATCCAGGAGATTACCGTTGTTGTAACGATCCATGATGCTGACGCGAGAAAACAGAACTTCGGGCAGGTAAGAAACTCTTTCATCAGAATTTTTAATTCGGATACCAATGAGGAAATCCTGAAGTACGAATTAGATGAAGATTTCTCTATTGAAACAGCCGTGGAATTCGGAAGAATCTACAACAGGAACGGAGAATGGAAATTTGAAGCTGTCGGGGCTGGTCAGAGAGAAGGCCTTGACAAATTTGTATCAATTTATCAAAAGTAA
- a CDS encoding nuclear transport factor 2 family protein: MEQKHPLPPFTFETAIEKIQMAEDAWNSQDPEKVSKAYTTDSEWRNRDTFINGREEIVSFLQKKWEKELHYHLKKEYWAHTDNRIAVRFEYEYQTKEGNWFRAYGNENWEFDHNGLMQKRYASINDVAILEEGRKFR, from the coding sequence ATGGAACAGAAACACCCGCTTCCGCCTTTCACCTTTGAAACGGCAATAGAAAAAATACAGATGGCAGAAGATGCCTGGAACAGTCAGGACCCTGAAAAAGTATCCAAAGCTTATACAACAGACAGTGAATGGAGAAACAGAGATACCTTCATTAACGGAAGAGAAGAAATCGTTAGTTTTCTGCAGAAAAAATGGGAAAAAGAACTTCATTATCATCTTAAAAAAGAATACTGGGCTCACACCGACAACCGCATTGCTGTACGTTTCGAATATGAATATCAGACTAAGGAAGGCAACTGGTTCAGAGCCTACGGGAATGAAAACTGGGAGTTTGATCATAACGGACTTATGCAAAAAAGATATGCCAGCATCAATGATGTAGCCATTCTGGAAGAGGGCAGGAAATTCAGGTAA
- a CDS encoding catalase, with protein MPQPLKYNKKFDELNEEEKKLLEINKRSIADFVEQSSSISDVNYATRNAHAKTYAAADGTFFIDKNIPEELLSFFDSEKFDLTIRLSNANLKIKNTEKDIPAYGFAIKVKDENGGLIANFPLVNFPLFPTNSVSHFLKLFTALNRFYIKKWSSIFSLVSQVVKIIPATFSLSFVKNILKILGKRNDFILSFDYHSVGAYRLGDNMIKIKLVSLSVNKKFGRKLKMKDALKSYFQDNDYTAEVFIQFCYDLKNQPVNRLNVEWKNSPFIKIGEVKIDKGSLLDPGSCTNELLSFNPFESKIFFQPVGKIQKLRDEAYKVSMQTRKKINKLLHGKTYE; from the coding sequence ATGCCACAACCACTAAAATATAATAAGAAATTTGATGAGCTTAATGAAGAGGAAAAAAAACTTCTGGAAATCAATAAAAGGTCTATCGCAGACTTCGTAGAACAGTCATCTTCAATTAGCGACGTCAACTACGCCACCAGAAATGCCCATGCCAAAACATATGCTGCAGCTGATGGTACCTTTTTTATTGATAAAAACATTCCTGAAGAACTTCTTTCATTTTTTGACAGTGAAAAATTTGACCTGACCATCAGGCTTTCGAATGCCAATCTGAAAATTAAAAATACTGAAAAAGATATTCCTGCTTATGGATTTGCCATAAAAGTAAAGGACGAAAACGGCGGGCTGATTGCGAATTTCCCTCTTGTTAATTTCCCTTTATTTCCAACGAATTCCGTGTCCCATTTTCTGAAGCTTTTTACTGCCTTGAACCGCTTTTATATCAAAAAATGGAGCAGCATCTTTTCACTGGTTTCTCAGGTTGTTAAGATAATTCCTGCCACCTTTTCTTTATCCTTTGTTAAAAATATATTGAAAATCCTGGGCAAAAGGAATGATTTTATCCTGTCTTTCGATTATCATTCTGTAGGCGCTTACCGTCTTGGGGATAATATGATTAAAATAAAACTGGTCTCGCTGTCAGTAAACAAAAAATTCGGACGGAAATTGAAGATGAAGGACGCTTTGAAAAGTTATTTCCAGGATAATGATTATACAGCAGAGGTTTTCATTCAGTTCTGCTATGATCTGAAAAACCAACCTGTTAACAGACTTAATGTGGAATGGAAAAATTCACCTTTTATTAAAATCGGAGAGGTAAAAATTGATAAAGGTTCATTGCTGGATCCCGGCAGTTGTACGAACGAGCTGCTGTCATTTAATCCGTTCGAAAGCAAGATTTTTTTCCAGCCTGTCGGAAAGATCCAGAAACTACGTGATGAGGCTTATAAAGTTTCTATGCAGACCAGAAAGAAAATTAATAAGCTACTTCATGGAAAGACTTATGAGTAA
- a CDS encoding TetR/AcrR family transcriptional regulator gives MASPRERIVETASCLFGKQGYNSTGINQIISEAKVAKASFYQHFKSKDDLCIEYLNVRHQYWFNELNHFCSQEKDLKLKILKSFDFLIYMNQKENFQGCSFLNILSEIPMDNARILSVIQHHKAGLRNYFSELLKDDILSDHIYLLFESSIIESQLFKSDELIEKSKKIINNLIP, from the coding sequence ATGGCATCTCCAAGAGAAAGAATTGTTGAAACAGCTTCCTGTTTATTTGGCAAGCAGGGATATAATTCTACAGGAATCAACCAGATTATTTCCGAAGCAAAAGTCGCCAAAGCAAGTTTTTACCAACATTTTAAATCTAAAGATGATTTGTGCATAGAATATTTGAATGTAAGACATCAATACTGGTTCAATGAATTGAATCATTTCTGTTCGCAGGAAAAAGATCTGAAACTGAAAATTTTAAAATCTTTTGATTTTCTCATCTATATGAATCAAAAGGAAAACTTTCAGGGATGCAGTTTCCTTAATATTTTGTCAGAGATTCCTATGGATAATGCAAGGATTTTAAGCGTTATTCAACACCATAAAGCAGGACTTAGAAATTACTTTTCAGAGCTTTTGAAAGATGATATTCTTTCAGATCATATCTATTTACTTTTCGAAAGCAGTATCATAGAAAGCCAGCTTTTTAAATCTGATGAATTAATAGAGAAGTCAAAAAAAATAATCAATAACCTAATTCCTTAA
- a CDS encoding TerD family protein produces MAINLQKGQRINLKKENGAELTQACVGINWGAIEKKGFFGTKKEAVDLDGSCILYDSNKNVTEVIYFGNLKSKNGSVKHSGDDLTGDVDGDDGLDNEVITVDFSQLESNVEHVALVLNSYQGQDFGTIPFASIRIYEGTPTNVREVFAKYDIANDASFKGHVAMVMGVFYKRNGEWKFNAIGDPTSDRKLEQTIQTVQANYL; encoded by the coding sequence ATGGCTATTAACTTACAAAAAGGTCAGAGAATTAACCTGAAAAAGGAAAACGGTGCCGAGCTTACCCAAGCCTGTGTAGGAATCAACTGGGGAGCAATTGAGAAAAAAGGATTTTTCGGAACTAAAAAAGAAGCGGTGGACTTAGACGGAAGCTGTATTTTATATGATTCCAACAAAAACGTTACAGAAGTCATTTATTTCGGAAACCTGAAATCAAAAAACGGATCTGTAAAGCATAGTGGAGATGATCTTACCGGTGACGTAGATGGAGATGACGGTTTGGATAATGAAGTGATCACAGTAGATTTCAGCCAGCTGGAATCCAATGTGGAACACGTTGCTTTAGTACTGAATAGCTACCAGGGACAGGATTTCGGAACCATTCCTTTTGCTTCCATCCGTATTTATGAAGGAACACCTACCAACGTAAGAGAGGTTTTCGCTAAATATGATATTGCCAATGATGCTTCATTCAAAGGACATGTAGCGATGGTTATGGGAGTTTTCTACAAGAGAAACGGGGAGTGGAAGTTCAATGCAATCGGAGACCCTACATCAGACAGAAAACTGGAACAGACGATCCAGACGGTTCAGGCCAACTATTTATAA
- the fusA gene encoding elongation factor G → MKYNTRNIGIIAHVDAGKTTLTERLLYYTGLIHKIGNVDDGNTTMDKDIQEKNRGITISSAAVSTQWKKGETAYNINIIDTPGHIDFAVEVERSLRVLDSVVAVFCASSGVQPQTENVWVQAEKHGISKICFINKMDRIGADFFAVLKEIETKLHAVPIALQIPIGAEDQFEGVIDLITQKALYWTDENGETIVEKEIPADYKADADEYRIKLMETLAEYDETFFEVYMNLENSITEEMINEALQKVCRSGAAVPILCGSAFKNKGVQPLLDAVVTYFPAPDQLPAIQGKDPETEAAVELTRNETESFSGLVFKVMIDKHMGRLAMLRLYSGTIKSGDTVLNVRTGESFRISRILQMQSDKTLSIEEGKAGDIVALTGIKDAKTGDSLSAVEKPVLLEAITIPAPVIRVSIEPKTNSDEKSFGLVLAKIQEEDPSLVVERDRQTGETLLSGLGELHLEVTLEKMRLNHGIEVNQGKPKVSYREVLMEAIVHREKLSKQNGGNGQFADITFEIGPRENNEMGLEFVNLIKGGVIPGEFIPSVEKGFREAMENGPLKGYPLESLKITLLDGSFHSQDSAAYDFEMAARDGFRVAAVLCSPKLLEPVMEVEIQSIDEYTGAVTADINRRRGIILSIDEKSGRKVFAAEVPLASTFGYISDLRTLTSGRASISMKLAHYALVPDFIANTLIT, encoded by the coding sequence ATGAAATATAACACAAGAAATATAGGAATTATAGCGCATGTAGACGCAGGAAAAACCACTTTAACGGAAAGGCTTCTTTATTACACAGGCCTCATTCATAAGATCGGAAATGTAGATGATGGAAACACCACCATGGATAAAGACATCCAGGAGAAAAACAGAGGGATTACCATTTCATCCGCAGCCGTTTCCACCCAATGGAAAAAAGGAGAAACGGCTTACAACATCAATATCATCGACACCCCCGGACACATCGATTTCGCAGTAGAAGTCGAGCGTTCTTTAAGGGTTCTGGACAGCGTTGTTGCTGTTTTCTGTGCCTCTTCAGGGGTTCAACCTCAAACCGAAAATGTTTGGGTCCAGGCTGAGAAACATGGAATTTCAAAGATATGCTTTATCAATAAAATGGATAGGATCGGAGCAGATTTCTTCGCTGTTCTTAAAGAAATTGAAACGAAACTTCATGCGGTTCCTATAGCCCTTCAAATCCCTATCGGAGCTGAAGACCAGTTTGAAGGAGTGATTGATTTAATCACACAGAAAGCTTTATACTGGACCGATGAAAACGGGGAAACTATTGTTGAAAAGGAAATTCCTGCAGATTACAAAGCTGATGCTGATGAATACAGGATAAAATTAATGGAAACCCTCGCGGAATACGATGAAACGTTCTTTGAGGTTTACATGAATCTTGAAAACAGCATTACCGAGGAAATGATTAATGAAGCTTTACAAAAGGTTTGCAGATCAGGAGCTGCGGTTCCGATTCTCTGTGGTTCTGCCTTTAAAAATAAAGGAGTACAGCCACTTTTGGATGCGGTTGTTACTTATTTTCCGGCTCCCGACCAGCTTCCGGCCATTCAGGGAAAAGATCCTGAGACGGAAGCAGCTGTGGAACTGACAAGAAATGAAACAGAATCTTTTTCAGGACTTGTTTTTAAAGTCATGATCGATAAACATATGGGAAGGCTTGCCATGCTCCGCCTGTATTCCGGGACGATAAAATCCGGAGACACGGTTCTGAATGTCAGAACAGGTGAAAGCTTCAGGATCTCAAGAATTCTGCAGATGCAGTCGGATAAGACATTATCAATAGAGGAAGGAAAAGCAGGCGATATTGTGGCTTTAACAGGAATAAAAGATGCCAAAACCGGAGATTCTTTATCAGCTGTTGAGAAACCTGTTTTACTGGAAGCGATTACAATTCCTGCTCCTGTGATTAGGGTTTCTATTGAGCCTAAAACGAACAGTGACGAGAAATCTTTCGGTTTGGTTCTGGCCAAGATTCAGGAGGAAGATCCTTCTTTAGTCGTTGAAAGGGACAGGCAAACCGGAGAAACGTTATTGAGCGGCCTGGGCGAGCTTCATCTTGAGGTAACTCTGGAAAAGATGCGTCTGAATCATGGTATAGAAGTCAATCAAGGGAAACCTAAAGTATCTTACCGTGAGGTTTTAATGGAAGCTATAGTCCACCGTGAAAAGCTTTCGAAACAGAACGGCGGAAACGGACAGTTTGCAGATATCACTTTTGAGATTGGTCCAAGAGAAAACAATGAAATGGGGCTGGAATTCGTCAATCTTATTAAAGGAGGTGTTATTCCTGGCGAATTTATCCCCTCTGTAGAAAAAGGATTCAGGGAGGCAATGGAGAACGGTCCTTTAAAAGGCTATCCTCTAGAAAGCTTGAAGATCACTCTTCTGGACGGATCTTTCCATAGTCAGGATTCTGCGGCTTATGATTTTGAGATGGCTGCGCGGGATGGGTTCAGAGTAGCTGCTGTTTTATGCAGTCCTAAGCTTCTGGAACCTGTGATGGAGGTCGAGATCCAGAGTATTGACGAATACACAGGCGCTGTAACCGCTGATATTAACCGGAGAAGAGGGATTATTTTGTCTATTGATGAAAAATCCGGAAGGAAAGTTTTTGCTGCGGAAGTTCCGTTAGCATCTACGTTCGGATATATTTCCGACCTGAGAACTCTGACGAGCGGAAGAGCGTCTATCAGCATGAAATTGGCGCACTATGCTTTGGTGCCTGATTTCATAGCAAATACATTAATAACCTAA
- a CDS encoding FKBP-type peptidyl-prolyl cis-trans isomerase produces the protein MGVADMLFKKKKELAEKNLNDGKEYMEEYGKRESVVQLPSGLQYEIITEGEGAKPGPKSTVKCHYHGTTISGKVFDSSVKRGTPASFPLNKVIKGWTEALQLMPVGSKWRLIIPPHLAYGDQQISKEIGPNSTLVFEVELLDIK, from the coding sequence ATGGGAGTAGCAGATATGTTATTTAAAAAGAAAAAAGAACTGGCAGAAAAGAACCTTAACGATGGTAAGGAATACATGGAAGAATATGGTAAAAGAGAAAGTGTTGTACAGCTTCCAAGCGGTTTGCAGTATGAGATCATTACCGAAGGCGAAGGTGCTAAACCCGGACCTAAATCTACTGTAAAATGCCATTACCACGGAACAACCATTTCAGGTAAAGTCTTCGACAGCTCTGTAAAAAGAGGAACACCCGCATCTTTCCCTTTAAATAAAGTAATTAAAGGATGGACAGAAGCGCTTCAGCTAATGCCGGTAGGAAGCAAATGGAGACTTATTATCCCTCCGCACTTAGCTTACGGGGATCAGCAGATCAGCAAAGAAATAGGGCCTAATTCTACGCTTGTTTTCGAAGTTGAATTACTGGATATAAAATAA
- a CDS encoding phosphoribosyltransferase family protein, translating to MNRRYSLHHIHSADEFTFSPAEYSYFKYGAKSYAEKFAKELFDGFIAEHAELLNTEKEIVVLPSPYMAIPTASNFLCFFFKKHLDMYLFQKGMKSSILSKINRNHTYITDYGNLNFEDRKNLIANDTYYIDKDFLRGKLCIFIDDIKITGSHEFTVNRILNEYNVEADFMFLYYAELMNFELDPKIENFFNYYAVKNVKHVAEVMEKPDFEFNTRIVKYILGLDSSNFDYLTSKVKKEQMDLLLELAISNNYHLIKEYENNINTLTQTELYYGY from the coding sequence ATGAACAGAAGATACAGCTTACACCACATTCATTCCGCGGATGAGTTCACATTCTCACCCGCGGAATACAGCTATTTTAAGTATGGCGCTAAGTCGTATGCTGAAAAATTTGCGAAAGAATTATTCGACGGATTCATTGCAGAACATGCAGAACTATTAAATACCGAAAAAGAGATCGTGGTTCTGCCAAGTCCGTATATGGCTATCCCGACAGCCTCTAATTTCCTGTGTTTTTTCTTTAAAAAGCATCTGGATATGTACCTTTTTCAAAAAGGGATGAAATCCAGTATTTTATCAAAGATCAACAGAAATCATACCTACATCACGGATTATGGGAATCTTAATTTCGAAGACCGTAAAAATCTGATTGCCAATGATACTTATTATATCGACAAAGACTTTTTACGTGGAAAACTTTGTATTTTTATAGACGATATAAAAATCACGGGAAGCCATGAATTTACGGTGAACAGGATTTTAAATGAATATAACGTGGAGGCCGATTTTATGTTCCTCTATTATGCGGAACTGATGAATTTTGAACTCGATCCGAAGATTGAAAACTTTTTCAATTATTATGCCGTGAAAAATGTAAAGCATGTTGCAGAAGTAATGGAGAAGCCGGATTTCGAATTTAATACAAGGATCGTAAAATATATTTTAGGCCTGGATTCAAGTAATTTTGACTATCTTACGTCTAAAGTAAAAAAGGAGCAGATGGATCTGCTTCTGGAGCTGGCAATCAGCAATAATTATCACTTAATAAAAGAATACGAAAATAACATCAATACTTTAACACAAACGGAACTATATTATGGCTATTAA
- a CDS encoding toxic anion resistance protein, giving the protein MDNQDNQPIDPMGSIEPLKTFEPTPMAPPGQPVQNAAPPVLVDREGNVNLAHLPSDERQKYELLANSIDETNPGSIVNYGAELQKTLSNQSDSFLGNVRRSNSGEVGGLINDLLVELNYVDVDELNSNKVKSFFSKLPFMKKIVTQVENLFTKYDKIINNIDQISYKVNAGIITSTKDNAVLQTIFESNVNSIKQIEELVIAGNLRMERAAGELAQMEAAPQNYQDYQIADKRDFIARLDRRMADLKVVRIIMMQSLPQIRLVQNNNVSIAEKAQTILTTTLPVWKNQLSLAVAMFRQQQNIEIQQKVSSTTEEILRKNAERLGQNSVNVARANEQTIVSVETLKETTSMLINTLNEVKQIQKQGAEGRRKLDQDLQTLEHELKANVRG; this is encoded by the coding sequence ATGGACAATCAGGATAATCAACCTATAGATCCGATGGGATCAATTGAACCTCTTAAAACATTTGAACCCACGCCAATGGCTCCTCCGGGCCAGCCCGTGCAAAATGCGGCACCGCCGGTTCTTGTGGACAGAGAGGGAAATGTAAATCTGGCTCATTTACCGTCAGATGAAAGACAGAAATATGAGCTTCTTGCCAATTCTATCGATGAAACCAACCCTGGATCCATCGTGAATTATGGTGCCGAGCTTCAGAAAACCTTATCCAACCAGAGTGACAGCTTCTTAGGAAATGTAAGAAGATCAAATTCAGGTGAAGTTGGCGGCCTTATCAATGATCTGTTAGTAGAGCTTAATTATGTAGATGTTGATGAGCTGAACAGCAATAAGGTAAAAAGTTTTTTCAGTAAACTGCCATTCATGAAAAAGATCGTGACGCAGGTAGAGAATCTTTTTACAAAATATGATAAGATTATTAATAATATAGATCAGATCTCTTATAAAGTAAATGCAGGAATCATTACTTCAACTAAAGACAATGCTGTTCTTCAGACTATCTTTGAAAGCAATGTAAATTCCATCAAACAAATAGAAGAACTTGTAATTGCGGGTAACCTGAGAATGGAAAGAGCTGCCGGAGAACTGGCCCAAATGGAAGCTGCTCCGCAGAATTACCAGGATTACCAGATTGCAGATAAAAGAGATTTCATAGCGAGGCTAGACCGAAGAATGGCCGATCTTAAAGTGGTGCGTATCATCATGATGCAGTCGCTTCCACAGATCAGGCTTGTACAGAATAACAACGTTTCCATTGCTGAAAAAGCACAGACGATCCTTACTACAACACTTCCGGTTTGGAAAAACCAGCTTTCATTAGCGGTGGCTATGTTTAGGCAGCAGCAGAATATCGAAATCCAGCAGAAAGTTTCTTCCACTACAGAAGAAATATTGAGAAAGAATGCTGAACGTCTCGGCCAGAACTCAGTGAATGTAGCCAGAGCAAACGAGCAAACAATTGTATCTGTAGAAACATTAAAAGAAACCACTTCAATGCTGATTAATACACTGAATGAAGTGAAACAGATTCAAAAACAGGGAGCGGAAGGAAGAAGAAAACTCGATCAGGATCTTCAGACATTGGAGCATGAACTAAAAGCAAATGTCAGAGGTTAA
- a CDS encoding TerC/Alx family metal homeostasis membrane protein: MEHQSILELHPGLVWGFAVTVVIMLLLDLGVFNKKSHEVSSKEATIWSIVWISLSMVFSGVVYWVFNTDGSPESHALAVEKFTQYQAAYWIEKALSVDNLFVFILVFGFFKVPKYLHHKVLFWGIIGALIFRAIFIFAGVGLINLTYLPEMNIFGEAVKINVVMTLFGLFLVYAGIKSWGEGDGEDDEDYSNTAGARLIKSFWKVSDNYDGDKFFTIQNGIKMATPLLVVVGVIEFTDVLFAVDSIPAIFAISNDPFILYTSNIFAILGLRSLYFLLANFIHMFSKLSYGLAIILSFIGIKMLIAPWIHISSPVSLGIVGGVLVIAVLASILFPEKEEEKLEEE, encoded by the coding sequence GTGGAACATCAAAGTATTTTAGAATTGCACCCGGGCTTGGTGTGGGGATTTGCGGTAACGGTCGTTATCATGCTGCTCCTGGATTTAGGAGTATTCAACAAAAAAAGCCATGAAGTATCGTCCAAAGAAGCTACCATCTGGTCTATCGTATGGATTTCATTATCCATGGTATTTTCCGGAGTTGTGTACTGGGTTTTCAATACAGACGGAAGCCCTGAAAGCCATGCACTGGCCGTAGAGAAATTTACGCAATATCAGGCAGCCTACTGGATTGAAAAGGCCCTTTCTGTGGATAATTTATTTGTATTCATCCTTGTTTTCGGGTTCTTTAAAGTTCCGAAATACCTCCATCACAAAGTTCTCTTCTGGGGAATTATCGGAGCATTGATCTTCAGGGCGATATTCATCTTTGCAGGAGTAGGGTTGATTAACCTGACTTATCTTCCTGAAATGAATATCTTCGGAGAAGCTGTAAAGATTAATGTGGTGATGACTTTATTCGGGTTGTTCCTTGTTTATGCGGGAATTAAGTCCTGGGGTGAAGGTGATGGTGAAGATGATGAAGATTACAGTAATACGGCCGGAGCAAGACTGATCAAAAGTTTCTGGAAGGTTTCTGATAATTATGATGGAGATAAATTCTTCACTATTCAGAACGGAATCAAGATGGCTACACCGCTTTTGGTTGTGGTAGGAGTTATTGAATTTACCGACGTTCTTTTCGCGGTAGACTCTATCCCGGCTATCTTTGCAATTTCCAATGACCCGTTCATTCTTTATACATCAAATATTTTTGCGATTTTAGGATTGAGGTCTCTATATTTCCTGTTAGCGAACTTTATCCATATGTTCAGCAAGCTTTCATATGGACTGGCTATTATTCTGTCATTTATCGGGATCAAAATGCTGATCGCACCATGGATTCATATTTCTTCTCCGGTTTCCTTAGGAATTGTAGGAGGTGTATTGGTAATCGCGGTTCTTGCATCAATCTTATTCCCTGAAAAAGAGGAAGAAAAATTGGAAGAAGAATAA
- a CDS encoding HAD family hydrolase: MKTDIDIHNHCHFSFDLWLTLIKSHPEFKTKRVELFTSFFNVDKPIDEVAKTVKYYDDLCNTINEVTGGNIDTFEIYLMILNALNVDVKQLDNKKLDTFYQKSEELFLEYKPVVIFENIKEFLDQIKNQGKTINILSNTGFIKGRTMRKFLIQEELDQYIDFHIYSDEINISKPNPLIFQEVKNNLKDQELPMHRILHIGDNPVADYKGAKDFGFNAHLLKH; encoded by the coding sequence TTGAAAACGGATATCGACATTCACAACCACTGTCATTTTTCTTTTGACTTGTGGCTCACCCTAATCAAATCTCATCCTGAATTTAAAACAAAAAGAGTTGAGCTGTTCACCTCGTTTTTTAATGTTGATAAACCGATTGATGAAGTTGCGAAAACCGTAAAATATTATGATGATCTCTGCAATACGATCAATGAGGTGACCGGCGGGAATATCGATACATTTGAGATCTACTTAATGATTCTGAATGCACTGAATGTAGATGTAAAACAATTAGATAATAAAAAACTGGACACATTTTATCAGAAAAGCGAAGAACTTTTTTTAGAATATAAGCCTGTTGTTATTTTCGAAAACATAAAAGAATTTCTCGATCAGATTAAAAATCAGGGAAAAACAATCAATATTTTAAGCAATACAGGATTTATTAAAGGAAGAACGATGCGTAAATTTTTGATCCAGGAAGAGCTGGACCAGTACATAGATTTCCACATTTATTCCGATGAAATCAATATTTCCAAACCCAACCCTCTTATTTTTCAGGAAGTAAAGAACAATCTTAAGGATCAGGAGCTTCCGATGCACCGTATTCTTCATATCGGAGACAACCCGGTGGCAGATTATAAAGGAGCAAAAGATTTCGGTTTCAATGCCCACTTATTAAAACACTAA